Sequence from the Rhodanobacter sp. genome:
GCGACGAAAGCCGCGGCCAGAAGCCCGGCGTTGGCAAGCTTGTACGGCTTTCTCATGGCGTGGCTCCGTTGAAGTCGATGAAGAAGGGCGTGTCCTGCAAGCGGTCGAGGCAACTCGCATCCATGGTTTTCGGATCGAGCTTCTCGACGAAGTGCTGCACCAGCTGCGGTCCGCAACCGGCGGCCATCACGCTGTGGCCCTGGCCCTTGAACACCAGCACGCGAGCGTCCGGCAGGTACTTCGCCACCTCCTCGGCGTAGCGCGGCGGCGTGACCGGGTCGTACTGGCCTGCCAGCAGCAGCACCGGCTTGCCGATCTTCAGCGGCTGGTGGAAATCCGCCGGCCGCATTCCCTTGGGCCATACCGAGCAGATCGCCTTGTAGGCGTCGATCATGTGCGTGCCGAGCAGGGTGTCGGCGTCCTGCGGACGCGGAGTGAGCAGGTCGGCGTCTTCGCTGCAGATCACCGAGTACGACATGCCGCTGCCGGCGAGGTCGGCCATGTCCACGTTGAGCAGCTTGGCCTGTCCCAGCAGCGGCCCCACGTCGCCGTGGGCGGCGGCGTCGATGGACAGGGGCAGCAGCGCGGCGGTGATCGGCGAGTAGGCGAACATGCGCACCACGTTCACCAGCGAGTCCTCGTCCAGCACGCGCTGCACGGTCTGGTAGCTCTGCGGATCGCGGAAGCTGACCGGATGCGGGTTCGCGCGCAACGCGTCGCGCAGCTGGATCAGCGTCTGATACGGGTTGCCGAAGCGGTGCCGGCAGGCGGCATCGGCATCGCAGCGCGCGAACTGCGCCTTCAGCGCATCGTGCAGGTTCTGTGCGAAGTCCTCGCCCAGCACCACGCTGTTCGGCACCGTGCTGTCCAGCACGATGCTGCGCACCGCGTCCGGATAGCGCATCGCGTACTGCTGCGCCACGCGCGTGCCGTAGGAGACGCCGACCAGGTCGAATTGCGGCACACCCAGCGCGCGGCGCACGTCGTCCAGGTCCTGCACCGCATCGGTGGTGGTGTAGTAACGCGGATCGGCGTGCGATTGCACCTGCTTCAGGCAATCCTCCGCCGCCGCGCGCAGCTTGGCCGGGTCGAAGCCGGTGTCGTCGTTCGCCGCGGACTGGTCATCGGCCTTGCACTCCAGCGCGTTGGAACCGCCGACGCCACGCTGGTCGACCAGCAGGATATCGCGGTGCGCGCGCAGCGGCGCCAGCATCGCACCGATCTGGCCGGCGTACTCGGTGGCCGCCTGCCCCGGACCGCCGGCCAGGAAGGCCAGCATGTCGGGCCTGGCCACCTGTGCACCGGAGCGCAGCACCGCCAGCTTCAGGGCGATCTTGCGGCCCTGCGGATCGGCGCGGTTCTCCGGCACGGTCAACGAGCCGCACCACGCCGCCGTGCTCAGACCGCTGTTCGGCTGGCCGAGATCGCAGGCGGTGAGCGTGAGCTTGCCGAGCTTCCACGTGCGCGGCGGCGCAGGCTTCACCGCCGCTTGCGCGGGCACTGCGCCCGGCGCCGGTGCGGGGTGTTCCGGCGGCTTGTGCCTGGCATGGTTCGCCGCGATGATCGCGGCCGCCACGGCCGCCACGACGCCCATGCGCTTCCTGGGGTTCATGCTCATGCATCGTTTCCTGGTTCGAAGATGGACTCGATCGGACGTCCAAACAGTCTGGCGATCTTGAAGGCCAACGGCAGGCTGGGGTCGTACTTGCCGGTCTCGATGGCATTGACCGTCTGCCGCGACACCTCCAGCCGCTCGGCGAGATCCGCCTGCGACCAGCCCTGCTCGCCGCGCAGTTCGCGCACGTGGTTGTTCATGCGAAGCGCCTGCTGCTCACGCCCCGTCCCCTTGCTTGCGTCGTTGCAGGACCGTCATCAGCAGGGCACCGACCGACAGCGACGCCATGAGGCCGATGAGCAGGCCGCGCTGCCAGTCGCTCAGCACGCGCCAGCCCACCAGCAGGACCAAGCCGAACACCGCGGCGGCGATCCACAACTGCCAGCGACGCGCCAACCCGTCATCGCAGGCCGCGATCCAGTCGCCGCCGTAGCGCCGGGCCGCCCAGCCGCGGCCTAGCGCATGCAGCACCACCATTGCCGGCCACACGCCGATGAGCGCCGAGCCATCCAGCCGGATCACCTTGGCGGCAACCAGGAAGCCAGCCGCCATGCACAGCGTGCCCACCACCGTGCCAGCGATGGCCAGGCCGATCAGGTTCGTGCGCTGCTCCAGTTCGTCGCCGCCCATCACCAGCCGGATCATCGCCCGGGTGACCAGCAGCACCGGCAGGATCGGCAACAACGCCAGCGCCGTGCGCACGAACAGGCTCTGCACGTGCCCGACCAGCGGCCAGACCAGCAGCATGATCAGGATGTAGGACAGCATTGGCGGCCAGAATTCGCGCACATAACGGCGCTGGCTTGCGTTCATCGACATGGTGGCCCTGCCCTTTTGTAAAGTAACCTTTACATCGAAGCCTAGTCCCGCCCCGATCCACTGTCAAGTGTGCTTTACATGCTGACCCTCAAGGTCACGTGAACGGCACGTCAAAGAAGTGACGCGAGGTCATTTTTCGACGCGCTTGGGCAGGCAAACTGCCACTCCATGGCCTGGCAACGATCAGCGGATGAATTTTCGCGCACGCCTTTTGACGGCTCAGCCAACCGGCATTCATGGCGGTGGCGTCGCGACAAAGATCTGCGCCTGGATTTTCCAAGCAATAAAAATCAAAGACTTAGGAGATTATTAGACAGAAACTTCGCGAAGAAAGTAGCTTTCCCTCATGAATCTGCGACCAAATGTCCGACGAAAGTTCGACGGCAGCCTAGAAATTTCGTGAGCTTTAGCGGTTAAAGTGAGCACCGCGTCACGCTTTGGCCCGCTCTTTGCTCAACCCCCTTCCAACAGCTTGCGTCATCGTCTGCTGGATGGTTTGCGTCGCGGGTTCGCCATGGAACACCGACAAGCTGTTGTTCTTTACATCAACGTCCCGGAAGTCCAAGGAAACACCATGAACAAGACTCTGCTTTCCACTGCCTTCGTCGCCACCCTCGGCGCGCTGGCGCTCGTGCCCGCCGCCCATGCTGCGGCCAACAGCGGCACCATCCAGATCAACGGCAAGGTGGTCGCCGACACCTGCAAGCTCAACGTCAACGGCACCCAGAACGGCACCGTGACCCTGCCCACCGTGACGACGGCAACCTTGAACGCCGCCGCCGGCACGACCGCCGGCGCCACCGCTTTCAACCTGTCGCTCTCGGGCTGCGATGCGAGCGCAACGGCCGCATCGTTGAACTTCACGACCGGTTCCAACAACGCCTCCGACGGCAACCTCACCAACACCGGCACGGCGGGCGCCAATGTCGAAGTCCAGCTGCTCAACGGCGGCATCGGCGGCTCCGTGATCAACGTGGGCACCAACGCCAACGCTCCGAGCAACGTGGCGCTCACCAGCGGCGCCTCCGGCAACATCGCCATGGCCGCCCAGTACTACACCAAGGCGACCTCGGTGACGGCCGGTTCGGTCAGCACCAGCGCCACCGTGACCTTCTCCTACCAGTAAGCGGCACCGCGTGCCGCAGCCGAAGGCTGCGGCACGCCCTCTAGTACTGCCTCGATCATCGTGTTTCGCCAGGTCCAGCAGGGACAGTCCCGATGAAAAGCCTCTACTGCACCTTGGGCGCAGCCTTGCTCGCGCTCGTCATTGGCAGCGGCCCGGTCCAGGCCAGCGTCGTCATCGCCGGCACCCGCGTGGTGCTGCCGTCGCAGCCTGGCGAGGTCACCATCCGCCTGACCAACGACAGCGACCACCCCGCACTGGTCGAGGCGTGGATCGATGCCGGCAACCTGAATTCGACGCCCGACACGGCCAACTCGCCCTTTCTGATCACGCCGCCGCTGTTCCGCATGGATCCGCACAAGGACCAGAGCCTGCGCATCATCTACACGCAGGGCTCGCAGACCTTGCCGGCCGACCGCGAGTCGCTGTTCTGGCTGAACGTGCTGGAAGTGCCGCCCAAGCCCAGCGGCCAGCAAAACGCCGACCGCAACTACCTGCAGTTCGCGATACGTTCGCGGCTGAAGCTGTTCTATCGCCCGACCGGCCTGCCCGGCGACGCCCTGAAGGCGCCCGACAAGCTGGTGTTCAAGGCCGTCGGCGGGTCCGACGCGGCCCTGGAAGTGCACAACCCCACGCCGTACTACATCACGATCAGCCGGCTTTCGCTTGGTTCCGACGGCAAGGCGATCGACGGCGCCAACGGCATGGTGGCGCCGTTCGGCGACCTGCGCCTGCCGCTCAAGCATCTGGCGCATGCGCCGGCCAGCGGCACGCCCGTCGCCTTTGCCACCATCGATGACTACGGTGCGGTCGATCCCCACAAGGGCACCGTGACCCCATGACGGCGCGAGGCGCCATGCCCCGCCACCTGACCGGGCGCCGTGCGGCGCTCGCGGTGGCGTGCGGCCTGGCGCTGGGCTTCGGCATGGCTTGCCCGCGCTCCGCCCGTGCTGCCAGCGCCAGCGCCGGTGCGCCGGCCGATGCCAGCGCCGAAGGCGGCTTCGCCAATTTCGACCGCACCATGTTGGCCGGCGCCGGGCGCGGCACGGCCGATCTATCGCGCTTCGAGCACGGCAATCCCGTATTGCCCGGCATCTACAACCTCGACATCTACCTCAACAAGAACTGGGTGGGACGCATGGACGTGCGCTTCGCCGCGCCGTCCGCCGACGCCAATGCCGTGCCCTGCATCAGCACCGAAATGCTCGACCGCATGGGCTTGGCGCCCGCGAAGACCGCGGCGGCAACCGCGGCCGCGGCGAAGCTGGCGACCCCCGCCTGCGCCCGCCTGGAGGATCTGATCCCGGGCGCCACGCTGTCGTTCGACATGTCCGACCTGCGCATGGACGCCAGCGTGCCGCAGGCCTACATGAACCAGCGTCCGCGCGGCTGGGTGAATCCTTCCTCGTGGGACGCGGGCGTGCCGGCCTTCCTGCTCAACTACAACTTCGACAACTACCGCAGCAGCAACAACGGGCGCACCCAGAACAGCACCTACCTGGGCCTGCGCTCGGGCTTCAACCTCGGCCTGTGGCAGTTCCGGCAGGACAGCACCGCCACGCTGCAGTCGGGGACCGGCCAGCCCAGCCGGCGCCACTGGCACAACATCGATGCCTACGTGCAGCGCGCGCTGCCCAAGCTGGGCGCCGTGCTGAGCCTGGGCGACAGCTACACCGACGGCGCGGTGTTCGACAGCTACGGCCTGCGCGGCATGCAGCTGGGCACCGACGACCGCATGCTGCCGCAGTCGCTGCGCGGCTACGCCCCGGTGGTGCATGGCGTGGCCTATACCAACGCCAAGGTCACGGTGACCCAGAACGGCGTGCAGATCTACCAGACCACCGTCGCGCCGGGCCCGTTCGAGATCGACGACCTCTACCCCACCGGTTACGGCGGCGACCTCATCGTGAACGTGACGGAGGCCGACGGCCGCCAGCACAGCTTCACCGTGCCCTACGCCGCCGTGGCGCAATCGCTGCGCCCCGGCGTCACCCGTTTCGACATCGCCGCCGGCCAGCTGCGCGACACCAGCCTGCAGGATCGGCCCAACGTGATCCAGGCCGCGGTGCAACACGGCTTCAGCAACCGCATCACCGGCTATGCCGGCGTGCAGGGTTCGGAAGGCTACGCCGCGGTGCTGGTCGGCGGTGCGCTCAACACGCACCTGGGTGCCGTCGCGCTGGACATCACCCAGGCCCACGCCAGCATCCCCGGCTACGGCAGCTACAACGGGCAGAGCTACCGCATCAGCTACAGCAAGATCATTCCGGAAACCCAGACCTCGCTGAGCGTGGCCGCCGACCGCTATTCCACCAGCGGCTTCCTCAGCCTGAGCGATGCCGAAGCCGCGCGCGACTACGCCCGCCGCGGCCTGAACGCGCTGCAATACCAGCCCTCCGACGTGCAGACCATCGACGGCCTGCCGGCGCAGAGCCTGCTCACGCCGGCCCAGATCGCGGCACTGAACGGCAGCGTCTACAGCAACAACAGCCTCTACACCGCGCGTGGGCTGCTGCAACAGCGCAACCGTTTCACCCTGACGCTCAACCAGCAACTGGGCCG
This genomic interval carries:
- a CDS encoding alpha/beta hydrolase, which gives rise to MSMNPRKRMGVVAAVAAAIIAANHARHKPPEHPAPAPGAVPAQAAVKPAPPRTWKLGKLTLTACDLGQPNSGLSTAAWCGSLTVPENRADPQGRKIALKLAVLRSGAQVARPDMLAFLAGGPGQAATEYAGQIGAMLAPLRAHRDILLVDQRGVGGSNALECKADDQSAANDDTGFDPAKLRAAAEDCLKQVQSHADPRYYTTTDAVQDLDDVRRALGVPQFDLVGVSYGTRVAQQYAMRYPDAVRSIVLDSTVPNSVVLGEDFAQNLHDALKAQFARCDADAACRHRFGNPYQTLIQLRDALRANPHPVSFRDPQSYQTVQRVLDEDSLVNVVRMFAYSPITAALLPLSIDAAAHGDVGPLLGQAKLLNVDMADLAGSGMSYSVICSEDADLLTPRPQDADTLLGTHMIDAYKAICSVWPKGMRPADFHQPLKIGKPVLLLAGQYDPVTPPRYAEEVAKYLPDARVLVFKGQGHSVMAAGCGPQLVQHFVEKLDPKTMDASCLDRLQDTPFFIDFNGATP
- the fimB gene encoding molecular chaperone FimB — protein: MKSLYCTLGAALLALVIGSGPVQASVVIAGTRVVLPSQPGEVTIRLTNDSDHPALVEAWIDAGNLNSTPDTANSPFLITPPLFRMDPHKDQSLRIIYTQGSQTLPADRESLFWLNVLEVPPKPSGQQNADRNYLQFAIRSRLKLFYRPTGLPGDALKAPDKLVFKAVGGSDAALEVHNPTPYYITISRLSLGSDGKAIDGANGMVAPFGDLRLPLKHLAHAPASGTPVAFATIDDYGAVDPHKGTVTP
- a CDS encoding helix-turn-helix transcriptional regulator, which translates into the protein MNNHVRELRGEQGWSQADLAERLEVSRQTVNAIETGKYDPSLPLAFKIARLFGRPIESIFEPGNDA
- a CDS encoding fimbrial biogenesis outer membrane usher protein encodes the protein MPRHLTGRRAALAVACGLALGFGMACPRSARAASASAGAPADASAEGGFANFDRTMLAGAGRGTADLSRFEHGNPVLPGIYNLDIYLNKNWVGRMDVRFAAPSADANAVPCISTEMLDRMGLAPAKTAAATAAAAKLATPACARLEDLIPGATLSFDMSDLRMDASVPQAYMNQRPRGWVNPSSWDAGVPAFLLNYNFDNYRSSNNGRTQNSTYLGLRSGFNLGLWQFRQDSTATLQSGTGQPSRRHWHNIDAYVQRALPKLGAVLSLGDSYTDGAVFDSYGLRGMQLGTDDRMLPQSLRGYAPVVHGVAYTNAKVTVTQNGVQIYQTTVAPGPFEIDDLYPTGYGGDLIVNVTEADGRQHSFTVPYAAVAQSLRPGVTRFDIAAGQLRDTSLQDRPNVIQAAVQHGFSNRITGYAGVQGSEGYAAVLVGGALNTHLGAVALDITQAHASIPGYGSYNGQSYRISYSKIIPETQTSLSVAADRYSTSGFLSLSDAEAARDYARRGLNALQYQPSDVQTIDGLPAQSLLTPAQIAALNGSVYSNNSLYTARGLLQQRNRFTLTLNQQLGRDGGSLYANASVNDYWNQSGSDTQFQVGYNNHVGRLAFNVSVSRGRLALGGYDNQISFNASLPLGATPHAPSISFNLNHDTQSGNQQQATLNGTLGQWNQFTYGATASHGGAGTGNAFSANAGYNSPFAAFNASVGNGSGYSQASLGVSGAVVAHAGGVTFGQPTGDTIAIVHLPGAAGAHILNAPGLSVDHDGYALVPYLNPYQLNTIQVDPQGLPLSVQLDATSADVAPYAGAVVMVNFNSKSSQAAIARIRLADGQPAPFGAEVFDAKDQPLGVVGQSGLTLLRGATGGGRLSVQWQDEQGVAQACRFTYEPGKQAQAYRQVQVTCVADNAPPSQKEGGT